TGCTTTTTTCTCAATATGACTCGCTGACCAAGATTCGTTCCGCGTTCCCGACGAGGCTGCGGTGGCGTGAATACGATCCAATCCATAAGCGCTTGATACTTTATGCTATAAACGGATCCAGCAGACGGTACATTACTACCTTGCCAAATGATTTGTTTTAAAGGTTGAGTTTTATCCCAAGTAAAATCTACATCCGGAATGTAGTTTGTAATGACTCCAGTTGTAGGATCAACGGAAATACATTCAGATACAGACATGACTCCATACATCGTTGAATCGGTTGTTCCGGATCCTTTTATGATAAGTTCCCCTTCGAAAGGAATCCCTTCCGGCCATGTAAGCTGAATCTTGTCATAGTCAGAAAGTGTTACCTGTAAATCAGGAAGAAGTATTAAATCACCGGCTGCAGCGATACCAGCCTGTAGTAACTCTTTACTTTGAGTGATGTTCTCAACAACACCGAATATCTGACCTTTATCGATCCAAACTAACCCAATACCCTTGCATGCTTGGCAGTTAGGGTTTGCGCGGTTTGCATCTGGAATACTGGTTCCGGTCATCATCATTGAACCGGTGCAAGAGCATTTCATTCCAATGGAATAACTGACCCATTCCCCATGTTTCCTGATAAAGTCTTCTTGGCTAGATATGTTTAACGTTGAGTTATCCCAAGGCATTGAATTTAACCACCACCTTTCAAGGAATAAAAAACCACCATATGGTGGCTATTCTTGTATCAGTTCTTGATCTGTGATCACTTCGAACTTATACCCAAGTTCTTCACATTTCCGTTTCGCAAGTTCTACTTTCCGTTGATTCAGTTCCTCGTCCAGGTAAATTTCTGGCTTAATTTCAACCACTGTACATCCATCATGTCTAACTACAAGGAAATCAGGTACGTAGGAAATATTATCTGTTTCCCAAAAGATACCGTGCCGACGCGTCCAAAATACGATGCTTTCGTCCTTTTCCAAACGATCCATGTACAATTTTTCATATTCACTATCATATGGTTCGTCTGAACCATTTTTCTTCTTAAAAACATCAATACAATATAGTTTTTTGCCTATAGCCAATTTTTCTGCCTGTGAAGGAAGTTTCATACTTGCATGCTCAAGAGCATTGTCCCACTTTCCCCAACGATCCAAAAATACATCGTATGAATAAATTCCATATCGTTCAATGTCACGTATGTTAGGAATTCGTCCAATATATTCACATACACGTTTCAATTCGATGATTAGAAGTTCATCCGGAATCTTTTTATTACCTCTTCGTTTTCCGTATCGAATACGGTACTGAGCTTCGCATTCTTGACTACAACATAGTTCCTTTTTACGTTGATGTTTACTTTGTACACGTGATTCAAATTTTTTCTTGCAGATCGGACAAGTTCTTTCTTCCATAACAACCTTAGCCGCATCTGAACATTTACGTGAACAATACAATCGCGTGCTATTTAGCGTCTTAGAGAACGATTTACCACATTGATGACAATTAATATCTATTCTGCCTGTTGGTTTTGGAAATGGACTTCCTTGTAATTTCCGTTTCTTATCTTCCCAATAACACGGACGAGAACAATATTTACTATCTTTCTTGTGTGGCTTAACTTCATACTGCTTCCCGCAATTAATGCATGTATTCAGCGAACGTTTCTTCATTGATTCATATAAACATTGACGCGAGCAAAATAAACCTTCACCAGCCACAACTTGATTAGCTCGTACTTCAAAAACCTTATCGCAATGTTTGCATTTTCGCTCCAATAGACTCACCTCGAAAAATATGTTATCTTGATAACAATTTATCATACATTTAAAATGATAACAAGTTATCAAGATAACAACAGGGGGTTTTTAGATGGAACGAAAACAGGTTCTTTTTCGTTTGGACTCTGATTTGTTGAAAGAATTAAAAAAACTTGCAATAGAAAAAGAAACCAGTATTCAAGAAATATTTGAATCCTATGCAAAAGAATGGGTTGAAAAAGCTAAATCGTAATGTACTGCATCCCGCAAAAGCGGGATTTCATTTTTGGAATATTTTCAGATAGCCATGTCAAATAACTGCCGTAGTGCCCCCCGTAAACACCATACATTGCTGATGATGTGTAGCTGGCATTCTCTGAAATGCCGTCTCTCGATACCCCTTGGCTCGAAAAACCAGCTCTATAGCTTGAACCTGCGGTATTTAACATCTCATAAACTGCTTTCTTGGCGATTGCCTCACGAACAACAGCTCTTTCATTCCACAAATCGCGCAAACCAACTGTTGCATGATAATGCCAAAAACTTGGAATGCTTGCATAGTTGAATAGATACGAAAGAACGAATACACCATTATAAAAAGTCCAAACGACTTGTGATGCATTCGACGGTACCAACTCAACAATTCCTGTTCTTTCATCCCACACAGTCCAATCACGCGGTACGGTTGCCACTTGTCCACGGTTAAACCAACCAGTTACCGATAGGTCTAACACGTTTGGATACGGTATTTTAAAAGACATCCACTTATTGAAGTTGCGCGGCTGATAGTACGTTTCTGGAATAGCAACTTCATCCACATATCCGACAGGATCCGTGTCTACAACATTCGGTTCGATCTTTGTTATGATCTGCTGCTGCACCCAATTCATAGCACGCCGAACTTGGAGAATCATTGCTCGGTCTGTAATGCGCCCATTATCGATCACCAGTGTTTCAGTAACATTCTGTGTTGGCAATTTCAATGGATCAACATTGACAATAATGTCATCCTGTTGACGTTGATCCAGTAACAGCAATTGTTGAGGTTCTAACCCGTTAATCGGTACCTGTGGACCACCATTCCATGATAATGTACTTGGATTCCCCACAGTAAACGCTAATGGAAATGGACCTTTAAAATGGTTCGCTGTCACTTCTATGACTTCAACACCTGTTATTTGTTGCGGCTGAACCCGGGGTCTTAGGATTTCATAATCATAAAACGTTACTCCTTTTGCCCATTCAGTTGTAATTTCCTTAACCGTAACTATCGACACCGCAAACATACCGGATTGAATAACGTTGCCGGATGGGTCTGTCACTTGAATCACATAATCCCCGGCTTTCCCCCGGTAAATATTAAGTGAATCCAAGCAATCACGATTAAGATCAAATATCACCTGATATTGAGTGGCAGCCGCCAAAGTGATCTGTTTCGTAACTACAGCACCATATCCGTCCAAACGAAAAAGCGCCACTGATAAAGTAGCACCTTGCGTTGGATTGGATACTTGGATGGTTGCCGTTATGACTTGTAAATCCGGATAGTATCTTGAGTATTCGGTTTTGTCAACAAAAACAGAGGTGACAGTCATATTGATCACCTACTTTGTATTATTTTTTTAGGTTCAACCATTATGATAGATTGGTAGTCAACTATCATATAAAGGGGGTGAACTCTGATATGAATCCGTTCGATGGCTCTAGATCTATCCAAGAACGAATAAACGATCTTGAGATTGCAGTAATAACTCTTGTCAAATTACTGCAGAATAAAGGCATTTGGGACACCAATGAATATGAAAAGGAGTACTTAAGTATCAAAAACAAAATTAGTTCTTTGACTCCTCTTGAGAAATCTTCTCTAATTCGGCAAGTTTCTCAAGAATAAACGAACCTTCTATTTTAACACCATTTGGACTGATCAATTTTTCTTTGATCAGTTCCTCTTTGATAATCTCTCTTACTCTTTGTTCATCCATGTTTAATCACAACACCTTGTATTATTTTTGACCGCTTGCTTCATCTTCGGCAAGACTTCATCCCGCAGCCATTTAACTGGATCAATCTTTAAATAGTCAAACCCAATTCCATGAGCATGTTCTTTGATAAATTTTTCTTTCGCTTTTTTTGATATGTTTGACGAAAGAAAATGTTCTATCGCTTCCGCGTCTTCTTTAATACAATCCGGATGCTCATCGTTCAAGTACTCCTGTAGCGCACTTTTATAATCTTCAATATCCAGATGAAAATTTGCACCTAAAAAATTTTCAACAAATTCTTTAGGTGTATTGAACAATGCCATAATCTTCACCCTTTGATTTATATTGGGTAGCCTGTCAAAATAAATTTATCGTTACCCTTCTTTTTCAACACTAACATTACTCGCGAACACTTTTGAGGTTTTGAGTTATGACTTGCAATTTTCCATCCGATAACATCCGGACCATCATAATTAAAAGTTAGAACCAATTTTGTTCGACGTTTTTTATCTTTCATCCACAGGTTAATACTATTTTGAATTTGATGGTCTTGTAATGCTGAATCGACTATTCTTTCGGCTGTAGATCGATCTTTAAACTTTGATGCGGCTGTAATTCCTTTATCATTCTTCATCCGCTCTCGAAGTTTCTTAAATCCAATATTAACGTGTCCTTTTAGCATATGACCGCCTTGCTTCTCATGATAAGCAAGACCGCCGCCAGGGCTTAAATGGCTATATGCTCCCATTATATCATGTTTGATTCCCTTTTTATTCCTGTTTCTTTTGGAACTGCCATAAATTTTATGCAAATCCCGGATATGTTGCCCACGAAAGCGACCGGAAAGTATGGTGCCATCCAAAGAAATCAAAACGTGATTCCCGTGAATCGTTACCCAATGTTCCCCGAGATATGGATCTACATCAGGTAATCGTTTCTTGATAAGTAATCGGCCGTTATAGACAACTATTTGATTCCATATTGAAGGACTCGGACGTATCAAAAACATCTGCATCCCCTCTTTCATAACTCACGAATATCACGATTTTGCATTCGTGCTTTATTCTAAGAAAAAAACTCTCTATATTAGAGAGCATCAAAGGAGTATTATTTCGCTTTTTCAAGTTCACGGTCTAAATTTGCAACGATTCCTCGCTTCGTCAGTAACTCGTGGATAAATAACCGACCTTTTTGCGTCCATCGAGTATTCATCTTTACACTGCGTTGGCCGCTGTTATGTAGAACATCAATCGTCTGCGATTTTGTATATCCGTACGCATGGTACTTTTTATACAACAGCCATTGATCGTTTTGCTTATACTGAACCTTTTCCTCATTTAGGATTTTGTTGAGTTCCTGTCCGGTTAGTCCATAGTCTTTCGCAATCTGTGTAATCGTTACCGTATCGGTTGACTGAAGGATTTGGTCAAGATACGTAACCTTCGGTTCGTACTCTGCAACACGTTGTTCTAACATCAAGTTCTCGGTCTCTAATGCCCTTCTGCGCTTTTCTTCCTCAATCCACCTTTGAGCTCGTTGAACCGGATCATCAATTTCGTAGGAAGGTCGATTACTAAGCCTGATCTCTTTTCGCATCTGATTAAACTCTGCGATGTACTTTTCTTTGAATTCCATTGCTTTTTGTCCAGTGTATCCCATAACCAAGAGGGTGAATCCATCTTGTGTCATAATATATTTAGGTAATTCCTTGTTCTGACTGGTGTTATATGAGGAGAGCACGAAATTGTGCCTTCCAAATTCTTCACTGCAACCAAGTTCACGAATGTCTTGTAGAACACGTTTGTGATCTTTTCCAAACACTTCTGCTACCGTCAAGCTATCTGTTACCGGTTGTTTGTTCTGTACAAAAACGAGTTGATTCATTCCATTCACCTTCCTTTAATAAACCAAGTGATTGTGATCTGGTCGCATAAATGGCATTGATTCAACAATTTGCTTTTCGACTTTATACGCTAGTCTTTGGATTGAATCAAAAGCATGTTGTTTGGTATACATTTCGTCGTCGGATAAAGAATTCAAAATACCCAGTAATTCCCCGTATAAATCGAGTTTATCCATGATATCCAAACAAACATTCTTCTGTTTTTCATTAAAGCCTATTGGTTCAACAAATATTCGGTTGTTCATTTCAGCTATCCCCTTGTCTAGCACACCTAAGATTTGCTAAAATGGATAGCAAATGCGCATAAGTGTGCGTTTATCGGTAAGTCACCTTGAGCTTCTTGGCGGGAGAGCAAGGTGGCTTTATTTTTGTAACGAACAAGTATCGCTCTCACGCATCAGTAATTCTCCAACATCAGCATCAAAAAATCGAAGCAACGAATCTAAAGTGTTGTACTGTATCCCATTGTTCTTATCAAAGTAAATCGCTGTAAGAGTAGTTCTGGATAAACCTGTTCTCTTTGATAACTCCGAAATGGATCTAATTTTTTTGTTTGCCATTAACTTCGCTAAGTTTGATTTAATCATTTTTATCACCTCCTATTTGTACGATTTAAACAATATTATATATAAAATGTACAATAAACTGTATATTTTATAGTTCATATAGTACATAAATATTTTTTGGTTGTCAATATCATTTGAACAAAAAAATGGTTAAAATGTTCAATATACGCTGCTGAACGGGGTGCAAATATGATCAAATGTAATTTGGCTGTTTTATTAGCTGAACGCGGTCTAAAAATCGCTGATGTTTTTAAAGCTACTAAAATATCAAGAACGACTTTAACCGCTCTCTATTACAACACATCGGCAGGAATTCAATTTGATACTTTAGATAAATTGAGTGACTATTTACGTGTTGAACCTGGCGACCTTATTAAGTATCTTGATTTTTCATTCAATATCATCGAATCTGATTATCAAATGCCTAATCTTTTCATGAAGATAGAAATAGAAATACGGAATAAAAAAATCCAAGGAGAATCCATAATCACCGTATCTAACGATTGCGATGAATCTAGCGATAAAGAAATAACCATATCAATAAAATACCCTGATGATATTTATAATGAAATTTCAAAACTGCCTCAACTTTTCGTTGGAGAGCTCGAGACATCAATAGTAGATAAAGTTTTAAACATGATAGAGTTACATAATGGTTCAAGGCCCAATACTTATCTTTTGATTGTGGAATGAAAACAATTGATTTCATCAAAAAAGAGCCCAGATTGAGGCTCTTTTGTTTATACCGAAGCAATTTCTGAAGATGCGCTTGGCCTACTACCTAACTTTGTAACTGGGGTTTTCCCTTTTTTGCTATAAATCTTCTTTGCAGCATAAAAAGAGCCGATGCTGACAGTTCCATCTTCATCGACTTCATAATCGGCAATATAATATTTTCCGTCTTTCTCAACCACAAATTCATCTTCATACACATCAACAATATAAGGATAATCAACCCAATAGTCACCCGTCTGACTTTTCTTACCGTATTTTTGTTGTACGATCGATGCTAATTCCTGTTGCAAATCATTATAGCTATAATTACCCAGCGATTTTTCCAATCGTGACTTAGCCAACTTCTACACCTCTATCCTTTGGTCTTTTATACGCTTTTTCAGTTGTTCCCTTTGGACTTGTAACATGATAAACCTCAAGCCTGCCTTTACGTTCCCATTCGCGCAGCTGCTTACGATCTACACCACATGATTGTTTTAATGTGCTTGCAAGTACCGGCTGCCCTGTGTGCAGCTCAAAATGATCACAAATAGCCCAACATTGTCCGATTGATGTCATTACTTAAACAGCCTCCAATCCAATTCTTTACCACAACCGCTGCACACTATTTTTTTTACATCTAAACTTACTGTATTGGTATGCGAACACTGACATTTCACCAATAATGCCGGTGTATTATCGTCTTTTCTTAACTGTTCCGTAACGGATATTGGACGCATGTTAATCCCTCGTTTTCATACTATCTTTGACTGGCGTGATCATCTTGTAACCTTTTATGTAACGTACCATGTAGCAATGGCAGAAAGGATGTGCTAAAGCATTCGGTACCCATCCACCTTCTTCGCCGATCCTACTGGCTTTAAGGCCAATCTGCATGCCGCCTGTCTCCTGAACGTTCCGCAGGATTTCACTCAACTTAAATATCTTTGGTGTTCCATCTGGTTCTAGATAAAGCTCCTTACAGTATTTGCAAGCTGTAGGCTGAACGTGATAGTACACATCGATTTCATCCGGATCGCCGCCGCCCTCCACTTGAATGTTGACGAGACGGCCTAAATTTGTTGCATACCGAATTTCTGATACAGCGACCCTATCCCAGTCCCGACTCATATCTGCCGCTTTAAAACGGTTCTTTAACTCTGTTGATAGTTCGCGCCATCCTTTTACTTGCTTATCGGTTGAAAGCAGATGCTGAACCTCTTCCGGGCTTAAACGTTCTGCATTATACGTGGTATGCTTTAGGTCGCCACTGAAATACCCTTGCACAATATCATGCAGTGCAGACTTGTTATTGTTTAATATGACTTCCTCCGCTACATCTCCAAATTTCACACCGCATGATTTGATGTACTTAGCGGCATTTTGCTTGGCCGCATCCAGTACCAATCGATCCATTCGACTTAACGGAAGCTTTTTCACCATTCGAACCATTTCAGCATAGGTGCTACTGTTTGTAAGAACATCCGCTAATCTGCCAGCCACATACGCCTGTCGAATCCACGTTTCCAAGTCTTCGTCTGGCTTTTCGATTCCTGCTTTGGCCCATCGTTTTTGAAGATCCTTAGGAATGTTGTAACGAATGCCAATTGCTGCACGAAAATGGCTTTCGATCAGCATTTTCAGTTCGTCGATCTGCTCTTGACTCAAAAGAGGAGGCGGCTCGTTTTCGGCTTTCCGTAGAAATGATTTGCCTTTTCTTGATACATAAGCAAACCATTTATCAATGTTGCGGAACAAAGTCATCAGAAGCGAATTAAATTCTTCGTTCATTTTTGAAACGATAGAACGTATGTATTTTTCAGGTATTGGTTCATCGTGATTGTGATCCTCAGACTTTTTCAGGTTCTCCAAAACCTCGTGTGCAATGCCTTCGCTATTCATTACACCAATCAAAGCTTTTGCAAGTTCAATGTTATTGATGTTTTTACGTTTCAAAACGACTTGCATCAGAATCACCCTCTCTAATCAATGATCTCGATCACCAATACCTTTTCTTCACTCTTGGATAAACTTTTGTTTAAATCCTTTGAGTCTGATTGTTTTACTTGATCTGCTGTACTTTTTTCTTCTCCCTCATTCGCGACTGGAGCTGGGCCGTTTAAATTCGTTTGCTGCTCTTGTCCAGCTTGCATTGCCTGAATATATACGGAATTGTTCGGCACATCCCCATAAGGCAAATCACCTTTTAATCCTTGCGCTCGCCGCCACTCATTTATGGTCATTCCAACGGACGCTTGCTGATTTAATACTTCAATGCGCCGCGCTTCATCCTCGGTATCGACTTCGAAAATCATGACCAAATCATCGTAGCGCGGCTGTATGATCGTCCGTGTAATCCAATTCGCTAACCCATGGCAAATGGACTGAAACCCTTCTTCGTGAGACTGCTTGATAATATCGTCTTCACTGTTATTACCAATCGATAAGCCACCGGCACCGCCTTTATCAACGCTAAAGTTTACGATACTGGGGTGAGCGCGATATGCAGCAGTTTTCAGTTGAATATTCATCCGCATAAGTTCCGGAAATTGAATATCCTTTGGTAACTCACGGATTTTTAACAACTCTGCTTTGAACTCCTGGTCAGCCGTTATAACCGGTATCTTCTGATAGTCACCCGATCCGGATTGATCTAACACTTGGCGTTGAAACGCTCCCAGTCCAATAGGATCGTAGTCGCCATAAATCAAAAGCAATGATTCGGGGCTATCCTGATTGAATAAACCGTCATTATACGCCCAGGCATTGAGCCAAGTAACGGTTGCTGCTATCGACTGCTCTAATAAACTCCCGGCTCCGTATGCCCATTTGTCAATTTCAACGGATGGGTTTGTAATGTCAATTGCCATTTCATCTTTCGTCCAAGTAGCAACCGGCATACCATCGACCACTTGAACATAAGCAGCATTCGTTAGATCAATCTTCGTTTCGTAATAGAAACTCTGTATGGCCCGTTCTCGGTCGTTCATCTTCTTGTTCTCCATATATTCCATGAGAACAAGCAACATTGGCCGCACCGTAGTTCCATCAATCATGTGATATTGAATCGGATTTCCTGTACGGTCTCGGGTGATAACCAATGCTTTGCGATCATACGTGAGTTCCTGATCAACTGAAATGGCTGCGAAATCCCGGAACCCCCCGGGATGGATATCTTGGTTAACGTTATCAATGATTCGCTCCATCTCTTTGCAACGACGAATCACGTCTTCAGTGGGCTTAAAGTTCGGATCCGCATAATTTTCATGTACCACTCGAAACCCGATTTGCTTACCGGGTACGATAACACGTTTGGCAATATGTTTCATCTGGATGATTCGGGCATTGATGATTATCTTATCGATCAACGATTTATCCCGGGCTTCGCGTAAATGTTCGAATTGCAAAGTGTTGGCAGGCTTTGTATACCCGTAACCAGTAGCACCTTGAGTCATGGACATATAGGAGAAAAACTTTCCTCTTGCAGCCCTTCCTCGTTGTTCCCTCTGCGCTTCTTCTAAACGTTTGGCCATTGACACCGACTCCGGTACAAGAAGGCCTTTGTAATTCGACCAGTTTGGCATATGTCAATGACCCCTTTCCTATGTATTTGTTGCTATTACGACGGTTTTACTTCGACTGTCTCTTGTTCTGCAGAAACATCTTGGTTTGATGTTTGTTCATCTGTTTGATCATTTGTCGGTGATGATACATCTTGATCATGAAACAAGTCTTGACCGATACCAGCCATTTCTTGCAGTGTGCTTAAACGAGTATATAACGAATTGTATTGATACTTCCCCTGTTCAATCGCTTGGTCAATTTGCTGCTTTTGCTGAATGAACTGATTCAACTGTTGACGAGTTTGCTCCACTTGAGTTTGAGTTTCATTGATCATATCTTGAATTTTTGACATACGTTTCGTCCTCCAATTTATTCAAAATAAAAAGACCTCATTTTAATGTGTCTTTAGCAAATACAACGCATAATAAATAATTATGCGAGGTGTTTTGTTAGTGAAAGTGGCTTTAATTGAACCTCTCACGACTGAAGTCGCGAGATTCCTGCTTCATCGAAGACCGCATTCCTCGCGGAATGTCTTACATCTTCTCCACAGGCTCACCCCGTAGTTCCTACGGTGTTTACTTAGCCAAAGCGTTTTATGCAGACTCTTGCAAGATGCGAAGCCCTTCTTCTTTGATATTTCGTGCCGCATTTTGATCTCTATCGTGTTCGCACCCACAGTTTGCACAGACCCATACTCGATCTGACAGGCTTAACATGACATGCTTCTCTTTGCAATCATTACATAGTTTGCTGGATGGAAAAAAACGATCTACAAACACCACTCGTTTGTTGCCCCAATTTGCTTTGTATACCACAAATTGTTTAAACATTCCCCAACCAACATCGGCAATGCTACGTGCCAGCTTACGATTTCGAATCAATCCAATTCCGTACGCCTAGAAGCAAGTACTGGTGCTGGTTTGCGTAAGGGGTCAACGCCATTATGACAATCGTCGCATTCACATCCAACTGCCCCATGTGAAAGCTTAACCATCGATGAAGCCAGCCAACGTTTGCCGCCTTGTGAAAACTCTCTGCGGCAACGATTGCATGTAAAAGGAAAGAGAGAATCGTGTTCCTGCCATAGTACCTGTTGCACCTTGTTGCCCCGGAATCCTTGAAATGCTCTTGGCATTGATTAACACCTTCTTTTAAGCATATAGTTCATTGGGGTTTACTTTTGGTTTTGCTAAGCTGATTGCCGTTTCTAATGCATCACATATATCGTCATGCGCCGCATTGGCAGAATATGTAACAAGTTGCTCATATGTTTTCTTAAATTTCTGATGTATTTTTCTGTTTGGCAATCTGGTCTGATCAATATATGCAGGCTCGCCGTCTAAAGCTTCACGTAAATACACTTGACCATTCTCAAAGTAGGGTGACATGTTCATGATCCGTGTGTACTTGTCTCCACGATGGTCAAATCCTTTAACCGGTATGAGCGCGTCTTTTACCACCTGTTGCTTTAAAGCCCGCTGATATGCCACCGTTTCAATTCCCACACGCTCCGGTAGCCATTCCTGATATTTTGATATCACCATTTTCGGTTGCTCGGTGAACTCTAAATGACCATGCCACACATCAAGCAGAAGGATCTTATATGTTGGTGTTACTCCGATTGTAAAGTCTACAAAGTCATCAGCTGACTCTTTGGTACTAATCGCCGGATCCACACCCTGCCAGATCGTCATTGGTTCACCCATAAAGTACCAACGCTCTTCTTCAGCATTGAATGATATTTGATTCTTGGAATACCATTTAATCCAGTAAGCCTTAAAAGCACCGCCTTCAAGATCTTGTGGGCGTTGCTGATACAATGGATTCCATTCATAACTTCCGATCGATGCGCGAATAGAATAATAACGCTTTAAAGGGAACTTTTCCGGCCACAGAGGATCTCCTTCACTTCGTCCAAGGATATCATCATCACCTTCGGCCAATGCTGGAAAACTTACGATCTCCCAATCTTCAGCGTATTCATCTCCAGATTCCATCGATGCAATTAAACGACCGGTTAGATCCTCTGGATGCCACCTGGTTTGAATCACGATAATGGCTCCATCTGATTCTAAACGGGTATAGGCCGTAGAAGTGAACCATTCCCATACTGCCTCACGCATCACAGGAGAATTTGCTTCTTTGCGATCCTTATGTGGATCATCGATGATTAGAATATTGGCTCCTTTACCAGTCATGGAACCACCCACACCAGCACAACCATAACCACCAGTAAGCTTTTCGCCAGTTTTCGAGTTTTCTAATCCCCACTCTTCAACTGCTTTTGAATCACTCGCTAGTCTTAGATTAAATATCTTAGTCCCTTGCTCATCAATTTGCTGCCTTGTTTGCCGGCTAAATTTTTTAACCAAGCTGAAGCTATAGGATGCCGTCATTACACGATGATCAGGATGCCTACCTAAGTACCAGGCAGGAAAATGAGCTGTTGCCGATTGGCTTTTAAAATGTCGAGGAGGCATCGATACAAGCAATCGTTTGATTTCGCCGCGTTCCACCTGCATGAGTTTCTGATCCAAAATCAGTTGGTGTTTTGCATCCCAAGCCCACGAATATCTAGGTGAAACATAATGTTTATATCCGGTTAAATTAGCCCTTGCTGCCCCTATTTTCCAAACTTC
Above is a window of Fodinisporobacter ferrooxydans DNA encoding:
- a CDS encoding TnsA endonuclease N-terminal domain-containing protein, with protein sequence MERKCKHCDKVFEVRANQVVAGEGLFCSRQCLYESMKKRSLNTCINCGKQYEVKPHKKDSKYCSRPCYWEDKKRKLQGSPFPKPTGRIDINCHQCGKSFSKTLNSTRLYCSRKCSDAAKVVMEERTCPICKKKFESRVQSKHQRKKELCCSQECEAQYRIRYGKRRGNKKIPDELLIIELKRVCEYIGRIPNIRDIERYGIYSYDVFLDRWGKWDNALEHASMKLPSQAEKLAIGKKLYCIDVFKKKNGSDEPYDSEYEKLYMDRLEKDESIVFWTRRHGIFWETDNISYVPDFLVVRHDGCTVVEIKPEIYLDEELNQRKVELAKRKCEELGYKFEVITDQELIQE
- a CDS encoding ribbon-helix-helix protein, CopG family codes for the protein MERKQVLFRLDSDLLKELKKLAIEKETSIQEIFESYAKEWVEKAKS
- a CDS encoding contact-dependent growth inhibition system immunity protein, with product MALFNTPKEFVENFLGANFHLDIEDYKSALQEYLNDEHPDCIKEDAEAIEHFLSSNISKKAKEKFIKEHAHGIGFDYLKIDPVKWLRDEVLPKMKQAVKNNTRCCD
- a CDS encoding RNase A-like domain-containing protein; the protein is MFLIRPSPSIWNQIVVYNGRLLIKKRLPDVDPYLGEHWVTIHGNHVLISLDGTILSGRFRGQHIRDLHKIYGSSKRNRNKKGIKHDIMGAYSHLSPGGGLAYHEKQGGHMLKGHVNIGFKKLRERMKNDKGITAASKFKDRSTAERIVDSALQDHQIQNSINLWMKDKKRRTKLVLTFNYDGPDVIGWKIASHNSKPQKCSRVMLVLKKKGNDKFILTGYPI
- a CDS encoding Rha family transcriptional regulator; the protein is MNQLVFVQNKQPVTDSLTVAEVFGKDHKRVLQDIRELGCSEEFGRHNFVLSSYNTSQNKELPKYIMTQDGFTLLVMGYTGQKAMEFKEKYIAEFNQMRKEIRLSNRPSYEIDDPVQRAQRWIEEEKRRRALETENLMLEQRVAEYEPKVTYLDQILQSTDTVTITQIAKDYGLTGQELNKILNEEKVQYKQNDQWLLYKKYHAYGYTKSQTIDVLHNSGQRSVKMNTRWTQKGRLFIHELLTKRGIVANLDRELEKAK
- a CDS encoding helix-turn-helix domain-containing protein, producing the protein MIKSNLAKLMANKKIRSISELSKRTGLSRTTLTAIYFDKNNGIQYNTLDSLLRFFDADVGELLMRESDTCSLQK
- a CDS encoding helix-turn-helix domain-containing protein, whose amino-acid sequence is MIKCNLAVLLAERGLKIADVFKATKISRTTLTALYYNTSAGIQFDTLDKLSDYLRVEPGDLIKYLDFSFNIIESDYQMPNLFMKIEIEIRNKKIQGESIITVSNDCDESSDKEITISIKYPDDIYNEISKLPQLFVGELETSIVDKVLNMIELHNGSRPNTYLLIVE
- a CDS encoding transposase encodes the protein MIRNRKLARSIADVGWGMFKQFVVYKANWGNKRVVFVDRFFPSSKLCNDCKEKHVMLSLSDRVWVCANCGCEHDRDQNAARNIKEEGLRILQESA
- the terL gene encoding phage terminase large subunit, producing MNNNTTLLNPSSNQIQNLSLQFSDEVWKIGAARANLTGYKHYVSPRYSWAWDAKHQLILDQKLMQVERGEIKRLLVSMPPRHFKSQSATAHFPAWYLGRHPDHRVMTASYSFSLVKKFSRQTRQQIDEQGTKIFNLRLASDSKAVEEWGLENSKTGEKLTGGYGCAGVGGSMTGKGANILIIDDPHKDRKEANSPVMREAVWEWFTSTAYTRLESDGAIIVIQTRWHPEDLTGRLIASMESGDEYAEDWEIVSFPALAEGDDDILGRSEGDPLWPEKFPLKRYYSIRASIGSYEWNPLYQQRPQDLEGGAFKAYWIKWYSKNQISFNAEEERWYFMGEPMTIWQGVDPAISTKESADDFVDFTIGVTPTYKILLLDVWHGHLEFTEQPKMVISKYQEWLPERVGIETVAYQRALKQQVVKDALIPVKGFDHRGDKYTRIMNMSPYFENGQVYLREALDGEPAYIDQTRLPNRKIHQKFKKTYEQLVTYSANAAHDDICDALETAISLAKPKVNPNELYA